ATACGCTTATGATTGCAGGTAAATATCAGTTCAAGCCCGCTTTTCCGTTCTCTCCGGGGATGGAATCTTCCGGTGTCGTAACGGAGGTCGGTGAAGGCGTGACCAGCATCAAAGTCGGTGATCGCGTGATGGCTAATCATGGCTTTGGCGGTTTCGCAGAATATGTTGTTGCCCCTGAAGACGGTACATATGTCATTCCAGACAGTATGCCATTTGATCAGGCCGCAGGCTTTCCTGTTACTTATGGCACAACCTATCACGGACTGGTGGACCGGGCGCAGATTAAGCCGGGTGAGGTTTTGCTTGTTCATGGCGCCGCTGGCGGTGTTGGCTTGAACGCAGTCGAACTGGGCAAGGCACTGGGTGCCACGGTGATCGGAACCGTTGGTTCTGACGAAAAAATGGATATCGTCCGTCAATATGGTGCGGATCATGTCATTAATTATTCAACAGAAAGCATCAAGGATCGTGTCAAGGAATTGACAGACGGCAAAGGTGCTGACGTAATTTATGATCCTGTTGGCGGTGATGCGTTTGATCAGTCCATGCGCTGCATTAACTGGGAAGGTCGCCTTTTGGTGATTGGATTTGCGTCCGGTCGGATTGCTGAGCTGAAAACAAATCTGGCATTGCTGAAGGGATGTTCTGTGATGGGTGTCTTCTGGGGCGAGTTTGCGCGCCGGACACCAGAGAAAAACAGGGCCAATTTCAATGCAATGCTGAAAATGGTGGAAGAAGGCAAAATCAAGCCGCACGTTTCCACGCATTTCCCGTTGGAGCAAGGCGCGGACGCCATGAAAGCTTTGTTGTCACGCAAGACAACGGGTAAAGTGATTATTACAGTAAAGGACTGAGTACCGTGAGCAAGGGGAGGACACGCAGGGATAAGGCTGTAAAGCAGCAGTACGAACAATTGCCCTATCCTCCCCGCGATCCCGAAGAGGAACGCACACGACTGATCACAGGTAGCCCCAGCCAACTTGTGGAAGTGAATCATTACCTGTTTAATGGGGCACGGGATTTTTCCAAACCCTTTCGGGCTCTTGTTGCTGGTGGCGGAACCGGAGACGCCGTGATCATGCTGGCACAACAGCTCGCTGATTATGGCCCGCACGGCACTGTAACCTATATTGATTTGTCATCGGCGAGCCGGGCGGTGGTGGAAAAACGGGCCGAAGTTCGTGGCCTTGATAATATCGAATATCACACAGCCTCACTTCTTGATTTGCCTGAAATGGGCCTAGAGCCGTTTGACTATATTGACTGTTGCGGGGTTCTGCATCATTTGGAACATCCGGAGGAGGGACTTGCGGCCCTGACTTCTGTTCTGAAAGAAGGCGGCGGCATGGGCCTGATGCTGTATGCGACTTTGGGACGGACCGGTGTGTATCATGTTCAGCGGGCTCTGAAGGCCCTTGTTGGCGATCAAGACCTTACGGAGCAGCTTTCGATCGGTAAAAAACTGGTCGCGGGCTTACCGAAAACCAATTGGTTGGTACGCAATCCGTTCGTGGGCGATCATAAGATGGGCGCGGATGCCGCTTTTTTTGATCTTTTGCTGCATCCGCGGGATCGAAGCTATCTGGTGCCGGAAATTGAAGAATTTCTGACTTCGGCTGATCTGGAACCCGTCGCGTTCATCGAGCCGTTGAAATATGATCCGGCAAACTTTATCAAAGACAAAGATGTTCTGAAACGGATCAAAACCTTAACAACAATGCAAAAGGCTGCGCTCGCAGAAAATCTGAGCGGGAGCCTAAAAACCCATATTTTCTATGTTAAGAAACGATCGGCAGGGGCTTCAACCATTGCAACCATAGCGCCATCGATGGTTCCTGTTCTGGCAGATCGGGTGCCCCCTAAAGTGTTTGCCCAGACGTTAAAAAGCAAGAAAGAGTTCGCTATCAGTTTTGATGGGGAAGAAGTTTTATTGCCTGTTCCGTTAAAAGCAGATCAAATCGTGGCAATGATCGATGGGGAAAAGACACTGGCCCAAATTCAGCAAGAAATGTCCCTGCCGTGGGATCAGTTTCGCTCGGTTTTTGCGCCTTGTTTCAAGTTTTTAAGTTCATTGAATATTCTTTGGTTACGCCAAGGGTCTTGAAATTCCTCGAAATTTTTGTGCAGTTGCGAAAAAAATGATTTTTCCGTTGCTGCCGGGCCGTTTTTGAGTTTTCAGGCCCAGACATTCTGTCTATGATCAGCCCGGAATTCAAGGTCTGCCAGAATAACGAATGGTAGGTTAAACGACCTTGCCGGTTTTTTTAACTGGTACCTCTTTTATACAGGGAAAGGGTAGGGTGCATTTAATGGCACAGAAACAATATGCAGATGCAGGTTCGGCGCTGGAAGGATTGCTGTTTGATGGGATGACCATTGCAGCGGGCGGTTTTGGACTTTGTGGTATTCCAGAAAACCTGATCGCGGCCATCCGTGATGCAGGCGTCAAAAATCTGACCATCTATTCGAATAATGCCGGTGTCGACGATTTTGGTCTCGGTGTCCTGTTACAGACCAAACAGGTGAAAAAAATGGTCTCTTCTTACGTTGGTGAAAACGCAGAATTTATGCGTCAGTATCTTTCTGGTGAATTGGAGCTTGAGTTTAATCCCCAAGGAACGCTTGCAGAAAGAATGCGCGCTGGTGGCGCTGGTATTCCGGGTTTCTATACGAAAACGGGCGTCGGCACACAGGTTGCTGAAGGCAAGGAACTGAAAGAATTTGACGGTGTTACCTATGTTCTGGAACGGGGTATTGTTGCCGACCTTGCGATCGTAAAAGCCTGGAAAGGGGACGAGCAGGGTAATCTTGTATACCGCAAAACAGCGCGGAACTTTAACCCTCTTGCGGCGACCTGCGGGAAAGTCACGGTTGCTGAAGTAGAAGAGCTGCTGCCGGTCGGTTCATTGGATCCGGATAACATTCATACGCCAAGTGTTTACGTTCAGCGGTTGCTGAAAGGGGAACATGAAAAACGGATTGAACAACGCACCACACGGGTTGCCTGAGAGGAGAACGAATAATGCCTTGGGATCGTAATCAAATGGCTGAGCGGGCCGCTCAGGAACTCGAAGATGGCACCTATGTTAATTTGGGGATCGGTATTCCGACCCTCGTCTCAAACTATATTCCGGAAGGTGTGGATGTCACCCTTCAGTCAGAAAATGGCATGCTTGGCATGGGCCCTTTTCCGACGGAGGATGAAATTGACGCTGACTTGATCAATGCGGGCAAGCAAACCATTACAGAAATGGACCGTACGAGTTACTTCAACTCCGCCGATAGCTTTGCCATGATCCGCGGTGGCCATATTGCCTTGTCTATTCTGGGCGCCATGGAAGTCTCTGAAACAGGTGATCTGGCAAACTGGATGATACCGGGCAAACTGGTAAAAGGTATGGGCGGCGCGATGGATCTGGTCGCCGGTGTCCAGCGGGTTGTAATTATCATGGATCACGCGAACAAAGCGGGTGAATCCAAATTGTTGAAATCCTGCACATTGCCTCTTACCGGGCAGGCTGTTGTTGACCGGATTATCACTGGACTGGGTGTTTTCGATGTCGTCGAGGGCGGTCTGAAAGTGGTTGAACTTGCACCGGATGTCACGATGGACGAGGTTCGGGAAAAAACCGAAGCCACACTGGTTGCATAACTCTATTACGAAACTGCAAAAAGGGTCGCTTTTGCGGCCCTTTTTTATGGGTGCAGGGCAGGGTTGCAAAGTTTGCACTTTAAGTTGGTACGCATGCGAACTATTATGGGAAAATGTTTTCGTTCCCCCTTCTGAGGCCCTTTCGCGAGGCGCCGGCAGCCATACAGGCTGCTTTTTTAATGATTATCGGTTGTGTGTTCCTTTCCATCTTGGGGGGATTGATCAAATCACTTTCAACAAGTGGTATGCCGGTTTTTGAGATTGTTTTCCTTAGAAATATGGCGGGCCTGATTGCGCTTGCACCGTGGTTCCTGAAATATGGCGTTTCCGGATTGAAGACCGGCAGACCCGGATTGTTCCTGGTGCGCGGCATTTTCGGGTTTGTCTCCATGGTTGCCTGGTTCTACGCCGTAACGGTTATTCCGCTTGCAGAAGCGGTCGCGCTTAATTTTACCGCGCCGATCTTTGGCACGCTGCTTGCGATCGTCGTCCTTCAAGAAGTTGTTCGGTTTCGCCGCTGGATGGCTATTCTGGTTGGTTTTGTCGGTGCAATGATCATTCTTCGGCCGGGTGTGATTGATATGAGCACCGGCGCCTATGCAGCCCTGTTGGCCGCCGCGACGATGGCTTGTTCTGTCACCTGTGTGAAAATGCTTTCCGGGACTGAAAGTACGCCGTCTATTGTTGCCTGGACACAGATCATCATTTTGCCGATGTCTTTTATCCCGGCAATGCTTGTCTGGGTAACACCAAGCTGGGATCAGTTGATGCTGGTGGCGGGCATGGGCCTGAGTGCGACACTGGGGCATCTGTTTTTTACCCGCTCATTTGCCGTAGCAGACGCAACCTATGTTCTGCCATTTGATTTCTTCCGCCTGGTTTTCTCAGCCATTATCGGAGCTTTGTTTTTTGCGCAGGATCCAAGTATCTATGTTTGGGTCGGTGCCTCGATTATTTTTGCATCGTCGGTTTATATTGCCATGCGTGAAGCACGGTTAAGCGGGGCGACTGGAAACCCGAAAAGTGTTCAGAACGCGAAGGATGCGGCTAGTAAAGTCGGGGAGAGCCAATGAATTTTGCAGCGTCCCAGCGACTGAGGTGGTTGGGGATATGGGAGACCATCCCCGCAAATGCCCAAGGGGCCTTGTGGATGCTGCTTGGCGGGTTTTGTTTTTCCATCATGAGCCTGGTCATTAAGTATCTCGGTCAAGAGCTGGACAGCTTTCAACTTGGCTTCATCCGCGCTGTCTTCGGGGTGATCGTCGTACTGCCTTTTGTTTTTAAAAGAGGGATAGGCTCTCTTCGTACAAAGGTTTTCAAACTTCATTTCTTTCGCGCTGTCGTTGGTATTTCCGGGATGCTGAGCATCTTTTATGCGGTGACGCATTTACCCCTGGCGGATGCTGTGGCATTGACCTTCACCAGACCGCTCTTTCTTATTTTGCTGGCTGTTCTTTTTCTGGGTGAGATCATTCGCTGGCGTCGCTGGTTGGCGACAGGGGTTGGGTTTTTAGGCGTTCTTGTCATGGTGCAGGCGGACGGTGAGTTCAGTCATGCGTCCTTTGTCGCCCTGTTCGGCGCTTTTATGGTGGCCCTTGTGTCGGTTTTTCTTAAAAAACTGAGCCGCACTGAAGATCCAATTACAATGATGTTTTACTTCGGGGTAATCGGGGCCAGTATTGCATTTGTTCCCGCACTGTTTGTTTGGCAAACGCCAACCTGGCAACAACTGGCCATACTGGGTGGCGGTGCGTTGTTTGGTTCCGGGGCAAATTATTGTGCAATCCGGGCGTTTAGTGTGGCCGAAGCGACCGCCGTGGCCCCCTTTGATTACATGCGGCTGGTATTTTCTGGTCTCTTTGGCTTTCTGGTTTTCAGTGAAATCCCGACTTTATGGATGCTCACTGGTGCGAGCATCATTGTTGCCTCAAGCCTGTATATCGTCCGCCGTGAAGCGGGCCTGAAGAAAGCTCAAAAGCAGCCGTTAGAACAATCGGTTGAGCCCTAGTCTTCGGCAGGTTCCGGGCGGGGTTGTTTTTCCAAAAAGGCCAACGCTTTTTCCCGATGGTCAGGCGCAATGTGACTCTTTACCGTTTTCATCGCGGCAAGCAGAACACTGGCATCATCCGTGTAACCCAAGGCCGCAATAAAATCAGGGATAACGTCTGCTGGCATAATGAAGTAGGCAAGGGCGCCAAATAAAACGGCTTTTACAAATGCGGGACTTTTGCTGTCCATGGCACAATAGAAGGAGGCCGTCACATCTTCGGCAAACGGGATCTTTCCTAGATTGCTGCGCAGCTTCTGAGCAAACTCCCGCATGACGAGGCGTTTGTCACTCTGCATTTTATCCGCATCAAACGCGGAGATATCATCATCAGGCTTTTGCATGCTCCTGTATATGATGCTCGTGCCCTGATTTGCAACAGAGGGTTCTTTCCTTTTTGCCAAGAGACGTGTATTCAAGAGGCATATTTTTGAAAAACAAACGTTAGATTATCGGGAGACGGATAATGGATATCAGCGGAAAAGCTGCTATTGTAACAGGCGGTGCATCTGGTTTGGGAGCGGCGACAGCGACAGCACTGGCTGAAGCGGGTGCAAAAGTTGCTATTTTCGATTTGAATACTGAGGCTGCCGAAGCAATGGCGGAAAAAATTGGTGGATCAGCGTTCACAGTAAATGTGGCAGAGGATGCGTCAGTTGAAGCCGGCTTTGAAGCTGCTCGCGCGGCACACGGTCCTGCGCGTATTCTGGTCAATTGCGCGGGTATCGGTCCTGCTGCAAAAACAGTATCAAGCCGCGGAATGCATCCCTTGGACAAGTTCCAGCAGGTACTGAATATCAATCTGATCGGAACCTTCAATTGTATTCGCCGGGCGGCTGACGACATGGTCAAGCTGGATCCAATGGAAAGCGGCGAGCGCGGCGTTTGCATTAATACGGCATCTGTGGCTGCCTATGATGGTCAAATTGGTCAGGCTGCCTATGCGGCGTCCAAAGGGGGTATCGTTGGTATGACGCTTCCGATTGCCCGTGATCTATCCAATGTTGGTGTCCGGGTCATGACGATTGCCCCTGGTATTTTCGGAACACCACTGCTTATGAGTCTCCCTCAGGATGTGCAAGACTCGCTTGGAGCCAGTGTTCCTTTCCCCAGTCGTTTGGGTAATCCAGCAGAATTTGCGTCCCTGGCAAAGCATATCTGTGAGAACCAGATGCTTAATGGTGAAGTGATCCGTCTTGACGGCGCGATCCGTATGGCGCCGAAATAAAGACGTTTTAAGGGCGGCGGCTTACGGGTCGCCTACCTTGTCCATAAATGCGGCAAGCTTTATATCCTTTTCGCTGACACCGTCTGCGTCGTGGGTTGTCAACGTTACATCAACACGATTGTAAACGTTGAACCATTCTGGATGATGGTCTATTTTTTCTGCCGTCAATGCAACGCGTGTCATAAAGGCAAAAGCCTCATTGAACGATTTAAATCGAAAGCTTTTCTCAATCGCATCGCGCCCTGATTGAGCTTTCCATCCTTTTAAAGTCGCGATTTTCTGATCTCGTTCAGTTTTTTCAAGTTTCCCTGCCATTTCTATCTTCGCACCTCCATCGTTACCCTGTATATGTTCCCTAACCGTGGCCTGCCAAGGATAGAGGGTAGTATGATACAGGTTTTGTTTGTCTGTCTTGGGAATATTTGTAGATCACCGTCCGCGGAAGCGGTGTTTCGGGACATGGTCGCGGCGAAAAATCTTGAGAACAGGATTATAACGGATAGCGCCGGAACCGGGGCTTGGCATGTTGGTAATCCACCGGACGAACGGGCGCAGTTAATTGGCAAAACCAGAAATATTCAAATGTCGGATTTACGGGCCCGTCAGGTGCGAAGCTCAGATTTTGAGCAGTTTCAGTATATCCTTGCAATGGACAATGATAATTACGCCAATCTGTCACGCATGAAGCCTGATCATTTTAACGGCCGACTTTGTAAAATGCTGGATTTTGGTGCAAGCGAGGAAACCGAAGTGCCGGATCCATATTACGGTGATTTGTCCGATTATGAGTATGTTTTTGATTTGCTGAAGCCAGCATCAGAAGCATTGCTCAAGCACATTATTGAGAACGACCTGGATCGTTGAGAAAGTATTATGACCAAAATTAGTGAAATTAGCCGTACTTGGTGGCACGAAGAAACGGAAGGCGTCGCCTTTACCCATGCGCTCGATATGAAAAAGCTGCATGAAGAGCAAAGCCCCTACCAGAAAATCGAAATTTTTGACCATGAGACATTCGGTCGGATTTTGACATTGGATGGTTTGGTGCAGGCGTCGGAAGCCGATGAATTCATGTATCATGAGATGGCTGTTCATGTGCCGCTATTGGGGCGCGTGCGTGAAAATGCGAGTGTTCTGATCGTCGGTGGTGGCGATGGTGGCATTCTTCGTGAAGTGTTACTGCATGATTTCGTATCCCGCGTTGTCATGGTTGAAATCGATGAGCGGGTCGTTGAATTGTCAAAGGAATATCTTGGCATTCATGGAAATTATGATGATCCAAGGGTTCAGCTAATCATTGGTGATGCTGCCGATTACATGAAAAAGGCGCGTGCATCGGGGGATAAGTTCGACCTGATCATTCTTGACCTGAGTGAGCCGGTCGGGCCATCGGCCACTGTCTTCACAGAAGAATTCTGCCAGAATTTTTCAGCCTGCATTACGGATACCGGGGTTGTTCTGGACAGCGATAGTATTTTTGTTGGCAAAGAGCGCGCCTATTTCCTGCAGGAGCTTTGCGGAGATAAAGACCAAAATCTTGTCAGCATCATGCAGAAAAAACATCTTCTGCCTCATGTCTCAGGATATCGGTCAATCGTGCAATTATATCCGGCTGCAGAATTTGGGTTTTTCCTCTATAGCCGTGATGGTTACGATTATTCAAACCCGGTTAAAGCCCATGAAGGGCGCCACTATAATGAAGCCCTTCATAAAGCCTCTTTTGCTTTACCGACCTGGTGGAAAACCAATTTAGGATTTTAGCATCCGCTGAATGACGCGCCGCACTTTGGCGGCGCCTTTTCGGCGGCGCGGCGCGACCCAAACCGATAGGTTAGGTCATTCGCCTGACATGCTTGCCAGTGAGGATTGCTCGGCGGTCGCAGGGGCGTTGATCAAGTCGAAATACATCTCTTCGGTATAAATGGCGCCGGTATGGGCAAGGTGGCTGGAGAATAATGTGAAGTGATCGACCTGAACGGGAGGAATTCGAAACAGGGCGTTATCGGACAGATATTGCCGGACTTTTTCGTAAGGCGACATATGGATCCGGGCAAGTGTTATATGTGGCTTGAAACGCCGGTCCTCTAGTTTGAAACCAGCCAGTGCCAGGTTCTTCACTACTTTTTGTTGGAGGCTCATCAGGTCAGGGCTGGATTTGATGCCGGCCCAAAGAATACGGGGGCGCCTGGAATTTCCAAACACCCCCACATTTTCAATTGTCACGTCAAATGCGGCGTGTGAGATTCTGCTTAACGCCATTCCGATATCCAGTATTTCGGCTTCCGGAACTTCTCCGAGGAAGGAAAGCGTCAAATGCGCATTTTCACTGGATATCCATCGCGCATCTGGAATACCACCGCGCAATGTTTCAATTCGTCGCTTAACGTCTTCGGGTAAGGAAAGAGCAACGAATAACCGCATTTCAGAACCTCCTTAAGGACAAGGATAAGGATGCTGACTATGAATATCCTCTATTTTTGTGAGAATGTCGTCTGAAAGTTTAATGTCAATACTGCCAATGTTGGTTTTAAGCTGCTCCAGATTGGTTGCGCCGATAATATTGGACGTCACAAAGCGCCGTGAATTGATATAGGCCAGTGCCATCTGAGACGGGTCCAGCCCATTTTCGTTGGCAAGGGCTACATACTGGTCTGTCATCTTGTGGGCAATTTCAGTGGAGTAACGAACAAACCGCGTAAATAGAGAAAAACGGGACCCTTCGGGCTTTTGACCCCCTTGATATTTCCCGCTCAGCATACCCATCGCAAGCGGAGAATAAGCCAGCAATCCGCATTGTTCGCGGATCGAGATTTCAGCCAGACCCACTTCGTAAGATCGGTTCAGAAGATTGTAAGGGTTCTGGACAGAAACCATTCTTGGCAGGTCGTATTTATCGCTAAGATGCAGATACCGCATGGTCCCCCATGCACTTTCATTGGATAGTCCGACATGCCGTATCTTGCCACTTTTAACAAGGGCGTCCAGGGCTTCCAGTGTTTCAAGAATCTCG
This region of Sneathiella aquimaris genomic DNA includes:
- a CDS encoding YkvA family protein — its product is MQKPDDDISAFDADKMQSDKRLVMREFAQKLRSNLGKIPFAEDVTASFYCAMDSKSPAFVKAVLFGALAYFIMPADVIPDFIAALGYTDDASVLLAAMKTVKSHIAPDHREKALAFLEKQPRPEPAED
- a CDS encoding SDR family NAD(P)-dependent oxidoreductase, encoding MDISGKAAIVTGGASGLGAATATALAEAGAKVAIFDLNTEAAEAMAEKIGGSAFTVNVAEDASVEAGFEAARAAHGPARILVNCAGIGPAAKTVSSRGMHPLDKFQQVLNINLIGTFNCIRRAADDMVKLDPMESGERGVCINTASVAAYDGQIGQAAYAASKGGIVGMTLPIARDLSNVGVRVMTIAPGIFGTPLLMSLPQDVQDSLGASVPFPSRLGNPAEFASLAKHICENQMLNGEVIRLDGAIRMAPK
- a CDS encoding NADPH:quinone oxidoreductase family protein — its product is MKALVCKEFGEPDILVMEDIAEPTVSAGTVKIQIHSVGLNFPDTLMIAGKYQFKPAFPFSPGMESSGVVTEVGEGVTSIKVGDRVMANHGFGGFAEYVVAPEDGTYVIPDSMPFDQAAGFPVTYGTTYHGLVDRAQIKPGEVLLVHGAAGGVGLNAVELGKALGATVIGTVGSDEKMDIVRQYGADHVINYSTESIKDRVKELTDGKGADVIYDPVGGDAFDQSMRCINWEGRLLVIGFASGRIAELKTNLALLKGCSVMGVFWGEFARRTPEKNRANFNAMLKMVEEGKIKPHVSTHFPLEQGADAMKALLSRKTTGKVIITVKD
- a CDS encoding DMT family transporter, with amino-acid sequence MIIGCVFLSILGGLIKSLSTSGMPVFEIVFLRNMAGLIALAPWFLKYGVSGLKTGRPGLFLVRGIFGFVSMVAWFYAVTVIPLAEAVALNFTAPIFGTLLAIVVLQEVVRFRRWMAILVGFVGAMIILRPGVIDMSTGAYAALLAAATMACSVTCVKMLSGTESTPSIVAWTQIIILPMSFIPAMLVWVTPSWDQLMLVAGMGLSATLGHLFFTRSFAVADATYVLPFDFFRLVFSAIIGALFFAQDPSIYVWVGASIIFASSVYIAMREARLSGATGNPKSVQNAKDAASKVGESQ
- the thpR gene encoding RNA 2',3'-cyclic phosphodiesterase codes for the protein MRLFVALSLPEDVKRRIETLRGGIPDARWISSENAHLTLSFLGEVPEAEILDIGMALSRISHAAFDVTIENVGVFGNSRRPRILWAGIKSSPDLMSLQQKVVKNLALAGFKLEDRRFKPHITLARIHMSPYEKVRQYLSDNALFRIPPVQVDHFTLFSSHLAHTGAIYTEEMYFDLINAPATAEQSSLASMSGE
- a CDS encoding low molecular weight protein-tyrosine-phosphatase, which codes for MIQVLFVCLGNICRSPSAEAVFRDMVAAKNLENRIITDSAGTGAWHVGNPPDERAQLIGKTRNIQMSDLRARQVRSSDFEQFQYILAMDNDNYANLSRMKPDHFNGRLCKMLDFGASEETEVPDPYYGDLSDYEYVFDLLKPASEALLKHIIENDLDR
- a CDS encoding spermine/spermidine synthase domain-containing protein yields the protein MTKISEISRTWWHEETEGVAFTHALDMKKLHEEQSPYQKIEIFDHETFGRILTLDGLVQASEADEFMYHEMAVHVPLLGRVRENASVLIVGGGDGGILREVLLHDFVSRVVMVEIDERVVELSKEYLGIHGNYDDPRVQLIIGDAADYMKKARASGDKFDLIILDLSEPVGPSATVFTEEFCQNFSACITDTGVVLDSDSIFVGKERAYFLQELCGDKDQNLVSIMQKKHLLPHVSGYRSIVQLYPAAEFGFFLYSRDGYDYSNPVKAHEGRHYNEALHKASFALPTWWKTNLGF
- a CDS encoding class I SAM-dependent methyltransferase is translated as MSKGRTRRDKAVKQQYEQLPYPPRDPEEERTRLITGSPSQLVEVNHYLFNGARDFSKPFRALVAGGGTGDAVIMLAQQLADYGPHGTVTYIDLSSASRAVVEKRAEVRGLDNIEYHTASLLDLPEMGLEPFDYIDCCGVLHHLEHPEEGLAALTSVLKEGGGMGLMLYATLGRTGVYHVQRALKALVGDQDLTEQLSIGKKLVAGLPKTNWLVRNPFVGDHKMGADAAFFDLLLHPRDRSYLVPEIEEFLTSADLEPVAFIEPLKYDPANFIKDKDVLKRIKTLTTMQKAALAENLSGSLKTHIFYVKKRSAGASTIATIAPSMVPVLADRVPPKVFAQTLKSKKEFAISFDGEEVLLPVPLKADQIVAMIDGEKTLAQIQQEMSLPWDQFRSVFAPCFKFLSSLNILWLRQGS
- a CDS encoding 4a-hydroxytetrahydrobiopterin dehydratase, with protein sequence MAGKLEKTERDQKIATLKGWKAQSGRDAIEKSFRFKSFNEAFAFMTRVALTAEKIDHHPEWFNVYNRVDVTLTTHDADGVSEKDIKLAAFMDKVGDP
- a CDS encoding NADP(H)-dependent aldo-keto reductase, yielding MEYRKLGQTDLDVSAICLGTMTWGEQNTEEEAHQQLEMAVASGINFIDTAELYPVPPKEETQGLTEKFIGSWIKNRGKRDDVILATKVVGKSDNTYFRGNGEISRLHARHINDAVDKSLTRLQTDYIDLYQLHWPERSTNYFGKLGYVHEEEEDAVEILETLEALDALVKSGKIRHVGLSNESAWGTMRYLHLSDKYDLPRMVSVQNPYNLLNRSYEVGLAEISIREQCGLLAYSPLAMGMLSGKYQGGQKPEGSRFSLFTRFVRYSTEIAHKMTDQYVALANENGLDPSQMALAYINSRRFVTSNIIGATNLEQLKTNIGSIDIKLSDDILTKIEDIHSQHPYPCP
- a CDS encoding CoA transferase subunit A — encoded protein: MAQKQYADAGSALEGLLFDGMTIAAGGFGLCGIPENLIAAIRDAGVKNLTIYSNNAGVDDFGLGVLLQTKQVKKMVSSYVGENAEFMRQYLSGELELEFNPQGTLAERMRAGGAGIPGFYTKTGVGTQVAEGKELKEFDGVTYVLERGIVADLAIVKAWKGDEQGNLVYRKTARNFNPLAATCGKVTVAEVEELLPVGSLDPDNIHTPSVYVQRLLKGEHEKRIEQRTTRVA
- a CDS encoding DMT family transporter — protein: MNFAASQRLRWLGIWETIPANAQGALWMLLGGFCFSIMSLVIKYLGQELDSFQLGFIRAVFGVIVVLPFVFKRGIGSLRTKVFKLHFFRAVVGISGMLSIFYAVTHLPLADAVALTFTRPLFLILLAVLFLGEIIRWRRWLATGVGFLGVLVMVQADGEFSHASFVALFGAFMVALVSVFLKKLSRTEDPITMMFYFGVIGASIAFVPALFVWQTPTWQQLAILGGGALFGSGANYCAIRAFSVAEATAVAPFDYMRLVFSGLFGFLVFSEIPTLWMLTGASIIVASSLYIVRREAGLKKAQKQPLEQSVEP
- a CDS encoding CoA transferase subunit B, giving the protein MPWDRNQMAERAAQELEDGTYVNLGIGIPTLVSNYIPEGVDVTLQSENGMLGMGPFPTEDEIDADLINAGKQTITEMDRTSYFNSADSFAMIRGGHIALSILGAMEVSETGDLANWMIPGKLVKGMGGAMDLVAGVQRVVIIMDHANKAGESKLLKSCTLPLTGQAVVDRIITGLGVFDVVEGGLKVVELAPDVTMDEVREKTEATLVA